From Companilactobacillus heilongjiangensis, one genomic window encodes:
- the glmU gene encoding bifunctional UDP-N-acetylglucosamine diphosphorylase/glucosamine-1-phosphate N-acetyltransferase GlmU, whose amino-acid sequence MSNRYVIILAAGKGTRMKSRLYKVLHPVAGKAMVDHVLTQVEKVQPDMIETVIGNGADKVKELLGDRTKYALQSEQLGTGHAVLQTEKDLGDKDGITLVATGDTPLFTAATFEKLFDFHEKEGAAATILTAHADDPFGYGRIVRDGNGNVEKIVEQKDASRSEQEIQEINTGVICFDNKLLFKNLHDVKNDNAQGEYYLPDVISMLKEQGKKVSAYEMADLSESMGVNDRVALSKAEKIMQTRINEAHMRDGVTIVDPDNTYIDVDVEIGNDTVIEPNVKIFGKTKIGSECIIGSGSRISDSEIQDNVEVISSTIENAIMHKGSNIGPNSHLRPNAEIGRDVHIGNFCEIKNAKIGDRTKVGHLTYVGDATLGTDINVGCGVVFVNYDGVKKWHSNIGDHSFIGSNSNIIAPVEMADHSFIAAGSTITNDIPKHAMAIARQRQTNKEDFWDRLPLSNSEDWK is encoded by the coding sequence ATGTCGAATCGTTATGTAATAATTCTTGCTGCTGGAAAAGGCACAAGAATGAAGTCGAGATTATACAAAGTTTTACATCCTGTTGCAGGTAAAGCTATGGTCGACCACGTCCTAACTCAAGTAGAAAAGGTCCAACCGGACATGATTGAAACAGTTATTGGCAATGGTGCTGACAAGGTTAAAGAATTACTTGGTGACAGAACAAAGTATGCTTTGCAATCTGAGCAATTAGGTACAGGTCATGCTGTTTTGCAAACCGAAAAAGATTTAGGTGACAAAGATGGTATTACTTTAGTTGCTACTGGTGATACACCATTGTTCACTGCTGCTACTTTTGAAAAATTGTTTGATTTTCATGAAAAAGAAGGCGCTGCTGCCACAATTTTGACAGCCCACGCTGATGATCCATTCGGTTACGGTCGTATTGTCCGTGATGGAAATGGCAACGTTGAAAAGATTGTTGAACAAAAAGATGCTTCAAGAAGTGAACAAGAAATTCAAGAAATAAATACTGGTGTTATTTGTTTTGATAATAAGTTGTTGTTCAAGAACTTGCACGATGTTAAGAATGACAATGCTCAAGGCGAATATTATTTACCAGACGTAATTTCAATGCTTAAGGAACAAGGTAAGAAAGTCTCAGCTTATGAAATGGCTGACCTCAGTGAATCAATGGGTGTAAATGACCGTGTTGCTTTGTCTAAAGCTGAAAAAATTATGCAAACAAGAATCAACGAAGCACATATGCGTGATGGTGTTACAATCGTTGACCCTGACAATACTTACATTGATGTAGATGTTGAAATTGGCAATGATACTGTGATCGAACCTAACGTTAAGATTTTTGGTAAGACTAAGATTGGTTCAGAATGTATTATCGGTTCTGGTTCAAGAATTTCTGATTCAGAGATTCAAGATAATGTTGAAGTAATTAGTTCTACGATTGAAAATGCTATCATGCACAAGGGTAGCAATATCGGTCCTAATTCACATCTCAGACCTAATGCTGAAATTGGTCGCGATGTTCACATTGGTAACTTCTGTGAAATTAAAAATGCTAAAATTGGTGATAGAACTAAAGTGGGTCACTTAACTTATGTTGGTGATGCTACACTTGGAACTGACATCAATGTTGGCTGTGGAGTTGTCTTTGTAAATTACGATGGTGTTAAGAAGTGGCACAGTAATATCGGTGATCATTCATTTATCGGTAGTAACTCAAACATTATTGCTCCAGTTGAAATGGCTGACCACTCATTTATCGCTGCCGGTTCAACAATTACGAACGACATTCCTAAGCATGCAATGGCTATTGCGCGTCAAAGACAAACAAATAAAGAAGATTTTTGGGATAGATTACCACTATCAAATAGTGAAGATTGGAAATAA
- a CDS encoding Veg family protein → MPTSLKTIKSRLDSHLGENLTIVAQAGRKKVVRRRGTLSETFHSVFVVDLDQNENSFERVSYSYADLLTKSIDIQFDSDEPAEADSESDSDVEAEAE, encoded by the coding sequence ATGCCAACATCATTGAAGACAATTAAGAGTCGTTTGGATTCACACTTAGGTGAGAATTTGACCATTGTCGCACAAGCAGGTCGTAAAAAGGTTGTCCGCCGTCGCGGAACTTTATCAGAAACATTCCATTCAGTTTTTGTCGTAGATTTAGATCAAAATGAAAACTCATTTGAAAGAGTTTCATACAGCTATGCCGATTTATTAACAAAATCTATCGATATTCAATTTGATAGCGATGAACCTGCTGAAGCAGATTCAGAATCAGATTCAGACGTTGAAGCTGAAGCTGAATAA
- a CDS encoding ABC transporter permease: MSNLTVSNSTLMLGFSLVVVALIIGYVEKLRIDKDIIIGVIRAIVQLSIVGYILKFVIKADDIWLTLACFVIIVINASWNAGKRGNGIPKAFQSSLLAIFVGTTVTLGTLVLTGSIKFVPEQIVPVTGMIASNIMVAIGLCYRNMKQTYTDRHQQVLEKLALGADIKLASLDILRDSIKSGMQPTIDSIKTLGLVSLPGMMSGLIFAGVDPVKAIKYQIMVTFMLLASTSIGSIISCYLGYKQFFNDRKQLRDE, from the coding sequence ATGTCTAACTTAACAGTTTCCAATTCCACCTTAATGTTAGGATTCAGTTTGGTAGTCGTGGCTTTAATCATTGGCTACGTTGAAAAATTACGGATAGATAAAGATATTATAATCGGCGTTATTCGCGCCATTGTTCAACTTTCAATTGTTGGATATATTTTGAAATTTGTTATCAAAGCGGATGATATTTGGTTAACGTTGGCCTGCTTTGTCATTATCGTCATCAATGCATCATGGAACGCAGGCAAACGAGGCAACGGAATTCCCAAGGCATTTCAATCGTCATTGCTAGCAATTTTTGTGGGAACAACAGTCACATTAGGAACATTAGTTTTGACCGGTTCAATCAAATTTGTCCCTGAGCAAATCGTGCCAGTGACAGGGATGATTGCCAGCAATATAATGGTCGCCATCGGACTTTGTTATCGCAATATGAAGCAGACTTATACAGATAGACATCAACAAGTTTTGGAAAAGTTAGCTTTAGGAGCAGACATTAAATTAGCGTCACTAGATATTTTGCGAGACTCAATCAAGAGCGGCATGCAGCCAACAATCGATTCCATCAAAACATTGGGGTTAGTCAGTTTACCAGGTATGATGTCAGGCTTGATTTTCGCAGGGGTCGATCCAGTCAAAGCTATCAAGTATCAAATTATGGTAACGTTCATGTTATTGGCATCAACAAGTATTGGTTCAATTATTTCCTGTTATTTGGGATATAAGCAATTCTTCAACGATAGAAAACAGTTGCGGGATGAGTAA
- a CDS encoding TatD family hydrolase yields MKIFDTHTHLNDEAFAGKTQQYIDNAKELNVVEMAIIGSNEEFNIEAIRLAQNYQPLHAVIGWHPEFAKEYNEEQLVNQIKLPEVVGIGEIGLDYHWEEDPDPKIQQKVLIQQLDVAQQYNMPVSIHCRDAFDDMYRILKDHDMSKSGIIMHSFNGNLDWLNKFLDLGLWISYSGVVSFKNAPEVQESAKNTPLDRLLVETDAPYLTPEPYRGRPNQPAYTRYVVDAIAKYKGITPNEVAEHTFNNAHKVYNL; encoded by the coding sequence ATGAAAATTTTTGATACACATACACATTTAAATGACGAGGCTTTTGCCGGGAAAACTCAACAATACATTGATAATGCTAAAGAGTTGAATGTTGTCGAAATGGCAATCATCGGTTCGAACGAAGAATTCAATATTGAAGCCATTCGTTTAGCTCAAAACTATCAACCTTTACATGCCGTAATTGGTTGGCATCCTGAGTTTGCTAAGGAATATAACGAAGAGCAATTGGTTAATCAAATCAAGTTGCCCGAAGTAGTTGGAATTGGTGAAATTGGACTCGATTATCATTGGGAAGAGGATCCAGACCCTAAGATTCAACAAAAGGTTCTGATCCAACAATTGGATGTGGCACAACAATACAACATGCCCGTTTCAATCCATTGTCGAGATGCTTTTGATGATATGTATCGAATTTTGAAAGATCATGATATGTCAAAATCTGGTATTATCATGCACAGCTTCAATGGAAATCTCGATTGGCTCAATAAGTTCTTGGATTTAGGTTTATGGATTTCATACAGTGGAGTGGTTTCTTTCAAAAATGCTCCCGAGGTTCAAGAATCAGCTAAGAATACGCCATTGGACCGTTTGCTCGTTGAAACTGATGCACCATATTTAACACCAGAACCATATCGTGGTCGTCCAAATCAACCAGCGTACACACGTTACGTTGTTGATGCTATTGCCAAATACAAAGGCATTACACCAAATGAAGTTGCTGAACATACATTTAACAATGCTCACAAAGTGTATAATCTATAA
- a CDS encoding YbhB/YbcL family Raf kinase inhibitor-like protein, with translation MEITVSLPNNLLPDKYGKYASSDDIKNGKPIISFPIKLSDIPADAKTIALTFTDPDSIPVCGFEWIHWTAANIPSSQVELPENFSQTATLPIVQGKNSSASPLLDGPRDVATGYNGPYPPDQTHDYVLKVFALDDNLDLENGFWMNELLHKMDGHIVATAQKTIPSRA, from the coding sequence ATGGAAATAACAGTATCTTTACCCAATAACCTGTTGCCCGATAAATATGGCAAATACGCTTCATCTGACGATATAAAAAATGGGAAACCTATTATCAGTTTCCCAATTAAATTATCAGATATTCCGGCAGACGCAAAAACTATTGCCTTAACTTTCACTGATCCTGATTCAATCCCTGTTTGTGGTTTTGAATGGATTCATTGGACAGCCGCAAATATTCCTAGTTCTCAAGTTGAATTACCCGAGAATTTCAGTCAAACGGCAACTCTTCCAATCGTTCAAGGTAAGAATAGTTCTGCCAGCCCATTACTCGATGGTCCTAGAGATGTGGCCACTGGTTACAATGGACCTTATCCACCCGACCAAACCCATGATTATGTACTCAAGGTATTTGCTCTAGATGACAATCTTGATTTGGAAAATGGTTTTTGGATGAATGAATTGCTACACAAGATGGATGGTCATATTGTCGCTACTGCGCAAAAGACTATCCCCAGTCGTGCATAA
- the rsmA gene encoding 16S rRNA (adenine(1518)-N(6)/adenine(1519)-N(6))-dimethyltransferase RsmA, producing the protein MTQNRLSIADPIRTNDILRKYKLRAKKSLGQNFLTNEKVLDAIVDASGLKSDEIAIEIGPGIGALTEKLAQVSEHVYAFEIDDKLIPVLADTLQYYDNIDVINQDILKVDLDEFVKENDLEGKTIKVVANLPYYITTPIMLNLIESDYPFQTLVLMMQKEVAERITANPGHREYGSLSIAVQTQMNARIDRIVGSKSFIPRPKVDSAVAVLDRLPKEQIDIEDPEFFNKLVRSAFMQKRKSLMNNMLNWLGRTDENREKIKKVFEKCGIAENARGEQVSIEQFKQMAIEFSKK; encoded by the coding sequence ATGACACAAAATAGATTAAGTATTGCTGATCCTATTCGCACAAATGACATTTTGCGTAAATATAAATTACGCGCCAAGAAGAGTTTAGGACAAAATTTCTTAACCAATGAAAAAGTTTTGGACGCAATCGTTGATGCCAGTGGTTTAAAGTCCGATGAAATTGCCATCGAAATTGGACCTGGTATCGGAGCTTTGACAGAAAAGTTAGCTCAAGTTTCTGAACACGTCTATGCTTTTGAAATCGATGATAAGTTGATACCAGTTTTGGCCGATACATTGCAATATTACGATAATATCGATGTAATCAACCAAGATATTTTGAAAGTTGACCTCGACGAGTTTGTTAAGGAAAACGATTTGGAAGGTAAGACTATCAAAGTTGTTGCCAACTTGCCTTACTACATCACCACACCAATCATGTTGAACTTGATTGAAAGCGACTATCCTTTCCAAACATTAGTTTTGATGATGCAAAAGGAAGTCGCCGAACGAATCACTGCCAATCCGGGGCACCGTGAGTACGGTTCACTATCAATCGCCGTGCAAACACAGATGAATGCAAGAATTGATCGTATCGTCGGTAGTAAGTCATTTATTCCTAGACCAAAAGTCGATTCAGCGGTAGCTGTTTTGGACAGATTGCCTAAAGAACAAATTGATATCGAAGATCCTGAATTCTTCAACAAGTTAGTTCGTTCAGCTTTTATGCAAAAACGTAAGAGTTTGATGAACAATATGCTAAATTGGTTAGGCCGTACCGATGAAAATCGTGAAAAAATTAAAAAAGTTTTTGAAAAATGTGGAATCGCGGAAAATGCCCGTGGTGAGCAGGTTTCAATCGAACAATTTAAGCAAATGGCCATCGAATTTAGCAAAAAATAG
- a CDS encoding NAD-dependent protein deacylase, which translates to MEEFKELLAQAEFVTFLTGAGVSVPSGIPDYRSKNGLYKREKYDFPPEYMLSHDNLVKHPDIFHDFVIHNMYFPEVQPNIIHTKMAEISNQKGAIVTQNVDKLHTKAGAKNVVEFHGNLYDNIHCLTCGKEFDYKDYLKDYRHHEDNGIIRPGTTVLYGENINPVNFQNAALAVQKADLLVVVGTSFKVYPFAGLLEYSSPKAKLVVINKEDLNLDSSILAISDDATNVFSQI; encoded by the coding sequence ATTGAAGAGTTTAAAGAATTGCTAGCGCAAGCTGAGTTTGTAACTTTTCTAACTGGTGCTGGTGTATCTGTACCATCAGGGATTCCTGATTATCGTTCAAAGAATGGATTGTACAAGCGGGAGAAATATGATTTTCCGCCTGAATACATGTTGAGTCATGACAATTTGGTCAAACACCCAGATATTTTTCATGACTTTGTTATTCATAATATGTACTTTCCAGAGGTTCAACCGAATATTATCCATACGAAAATGGCCGAGATCAGCAATCAAAAAGGTGCAATTGTCACGCAGAATGTTGATAAATTGCATACCAAAGCTGGAGCCAAAAATGTCGTGGAATTTCACGGAAATTTATATGATAATATTCACTGCTTAACCTGTGGCAAAGAATTTGATTATAAAGATTATTTAAAAGATTATCGGCACCATGAAGACAACGGAATCATTCGCCCCGGGACAACAGTCTTATACGGCGAGAATATCAATCCAGTAAACTTTCAAAATGCGGCACTAGCAGTTCAAAAAGCTGATTTATTAGTAGTCGTGGGTACAAGCTTCAAAGTTTATCCATTTGCGGGCTTATTGGAATACAGTTCACCGAAAGCTAAATTGGTCGTCATTAATAAAGAAGATTTAAACTTAGATTCATCAATCCTGGCAATCTCAGACGATGCCACGAATGTTTTTTCACAGATATAA
- the metG gene encoding methionine--tRNA ligase produces MTQEKKTFYITTPIYYPSGKLTIGNSYTTIAADTLARYKRNEGYDVFFLTGTDEHGLKIEQKAEEKHMQPKEYVDMMAKGIKELWKSLDISNDKFIRTTDEYHVKAVQKIIERLIKQGDIYLGEYAGWYSVDDEEYFTESQMAEVYHDADGNVTGGKAPSGHEVQLVKEPCYFFKMSKYADRLLKYYEDNPTFIEPEIRKNEMINNFIKPGLEDLAISRTTFNWGVKIPSNPEHVVYVWVDALLNYITALGYGSDDESLFNRYWPANVQFVGKEIVRFHTIYWPIILMALDIDLPKQVFGHGWLLMKDGKMSKSKGNVVYPEMLVSRYGLDSLRYYLMRAMPFGSDGVFTPEDYVDKINYDLANDLGNLLNRTISMINKYDDGKIITVKAATDLDKDLEKAYVDTLTDYRNHMDKFEFPDALASVWSFISRANKYIDETKPWVLAKDDSKKAELQSVLGHLAESLRLIALLISPVMTQAPVKMFAQLGLDYDTDKSLDFGETVVGKTVTAKPEPIFPRLDTEEEVKYIKDKMAEEQAKNGSGKLSKSAQAKAKAQKEADDEFPKEIEFDDFAKVKMVVTEILDVKPVENSSKLLQFKLDDGTGVDRQILSGMHKFYPDYKELIGKKVLAVVNLKPRKMVGEWSNGMLLSTEMGDEVKLAIVDNSHKNGAILG; encoded by the coding sequence TTGACTCAAGAGAAAAAGACTTTTTACATTACAACACCCATTTATTATCCATCAGGAAAATTAACAATTGGGAACTCATATACAACGATTGCAGCGGACACATTGGCTCGTTACAAGCGTAATGAAGGCTACGACGTTTTCTTCTTAACAGGAACTGACGAACATGGTCTCAAAATTGAACAAAAAGCCGAAGAAAAGCACATGCAACCTAAGGAATACGTTGACATGATGGCTAAAGGCATCAAAGAGCTTTGGAAGTCATTGGATATTTCTAATGATAAATTTATCCGTACAACTGACGAATATCACGTTAAAGCTGTCCAAAAGATTATCGAACGTCTAATTAAACAAGGGGATATTTATTTAGGCGAATATGCTGGCTGGTATTCAGTTGACGATGAGGAATATTTCACTGAATCACAAATGGCAGAAGTTTATCATGATGCTGACGGTAATGTTACTGGTGGTAAAGCTCCTTCAGGTCATGAAGTTCAACTTGTTAAGGAACCTTGTTACTTCTTTAAAATGAGTAAGTATGCTGATCGTCTTTTGAAGTATTACGAAGACAATCCAACTTTCATCGAACCAGAAATTCGTAAGAATGAAATGATTAATAACTTTATCAAACCAGGTCTTGAAGACTTGGCAATTTCTCGTACAACTTTCAACTGGGGTGTTAAAATTCCAAGCAATCCTGAACACGTTGTTTATGTTTGGGTCGACGCTTTGTTGAACTATATCACTGCTCTTGGTTATGGCAGCGACGATGAGTCACTATTTAACAGATATTGGCCTGCTAATGTTCAATTTGTTGGTAAAGAAATCGTACGTTTCCATACAATCTATTGGCCAATTATTTTGATGGCTTTGGATATTGATTTGCCTAAGCAAGTCTTTGGTCACGGTTGGTTATTGATGAAAGACGGTAAGATGTCGAAGTCTAAGGGTAATGTCGTTTATCCAGAAATGCTAGTTTCACGTTATGGCCTTGATTCCTTACGTTACTATCTAATGCGCGCAATGCCATTTGGTAGTGATGGTGTCTTCACTCCAGAAGATTATGTTGATAAAATTAACTACGATTTAGCTAATGATTTGGGAAATCTTTTGAACAGAACGATTTCAATGATCAACAAATATGATGACGGTAAGATTATCACTGTCAAAGCCGCAACTGATTTGGATAAAGACCTTGAAAAAGCTTACGTTGACACATTGACTGACTATCGTAATCACATGGACAAGTTTGAATTTCCAGACGCTTTAGCTAGTGTTTGGTCATTCATCAGTCGTGCTAACAAGTATATCGACGAAACAAAGCCATGGGTTCTAGCTAAAGACGATAGTAAGAAAGCTGAATTACAATCAGTTCTTGGTCACTTGGCAGAATCATTACGTTTGATTGCTTTGTTGATCAGTCCAGTTATGACACAAGCTCCAGTTAAGATGTTTGCTCAGTTGGGCTTGGATTATGATACAGACAAGTCACTTGATTTTGGTGAGACAGTGGTTGGTAAAACTGTTACTGCTAAGCCAGAACCAATCTTCCCACGTCTTGATACTGAAGAAGAAGTTAAGTATATCAAGGATAAGATGGCTGAAGAACAAGCTAAAAATGGTAGCGGCAAGTTGAGTAAATCAGCACAAGCCAAAGCTAAAGCTCAAAAAGAGGCCGATGACGAGTTCCCTAAAGAAATTGAATTCGATGACTTTGCCAAAGTTAAGATGGTTGTAACTGAAATTTTGGATGTTAAACCAGTTGAAAACTCAAGCAAGCTATTACAATTTAAACTTGATGATGGAACTGGCGTTGATCGTCAAATTCTTTCAGGAATGCACAAGTTCTACCCAGATTACAAAGAACTTATTGGTAAGAAAGTTCTTGCAGTTGTTAACTTGAAGCCAAGAAAGATGGTTGGCGAATGGAGTAACGGAATGTTGCTTTCAACTGAAATGGGTGACGAAGTTAAACTAGCTATCGTTGACAATTCACACAAAAATGGAGCTATTTTAGGCTAA
- the rnmV gene encoding ribonuclease M5 has translation MKKIKEIIVVEGKSDTNRLKDCFGDEGVDTLETTGSALSEETVKRIKIAQAKRGVIIFTDPDFNGNRLRTIIQKAVPDAKQAFLPRNKAVPKHSDGSLGIEHAKDADIKAALAAVYTHTDEKFAEYNHADMVNLGLIGEPDSHQRRLAVGSELKIGYTNAKQFLNRLNMFQVAPADLLAAVKNFDKGSTHDTK, from the coding sequence ATGAAAAAAATAAAAGAAATTATTGTAGTTGAAGGTAAGTCTGATACGAATCGTTTGAAAGATTGTTTTGGCGACGAGGGTGTTGATACGTTGGAAACAACTGGCTCAGCTCTCAGTGAAGAAACGGTTAAACGAATCAAGATTGCTCAAGCAAAACGGGGCGTGATTATCTTTACTGATCCCGATTTTAATGGCAATCGTCTGCGGACTATCATTCAAAAAGCTGTTCCTGATGCTAAACAAGCTTTTTTACCTCGTAACAAGGCTGTTCCTAAGCACAGCGACGGCAGTTTGGGCATTGAACACGCTAAAGATGCTGATATTAAAGCCGCTTTGGCTGCTGTTTATACCCATACCGATGAAAAATTTGCGGAATATAATCACGCTGATATGGTAAATTTAGGTTTGATTGGTGAACCAGATTCTCATCAACGTCGATTAGCAGTCGGATCCGAATTAAAAATCGGGTATACGAATGCTAAACAATTTTTGAATCGATTAAATATGTTCCAAGTTGCTCCAGCCGATTTACTAGCTGCGGTTAAAAATTTTGATAAGGGAAGTACTCATGACACAAAATAG
- a CDS encoding ABC transporter ATP-binding protein yields MEKIFEVKNLSYQVGETKILKDINLEIEQGKYLTVVGPSGSGKSTFMRILASMISATTGEVLFHGKDIATFEPTEYRQKVSYAFQQPTLFGKTVRDNLAFPFEVRKQEFDEAKVIKYLEMVNLNQDYIDKSVNDVSGGEKQRIALLRNLLFQPEVLITDEVTAGLDTENKAIVHKMLNEFNERGLTILRVTHDESEIEASTDKITIKNGVLQNV; encoded by the coding sequence GTGGAAAAAATATTTGAAGTTAAAAACTTGTCATATCAAGTTGGGGAAACCAAAATTTTAAAGGATATTAATTTAGAAATAGAACAAGGAAAATATTTAACGGTTGTCGGTCCTTCCGGAAGTGGGAAGAGTACTTTTATGCGAATTTTGGCATCAATGATCAGTGCCACGACTGGCGAAGTATTGTTTCATGGCAAAGATATTGCCACATTTGAACCAACTGAATATCGTCAAAAGGTTTCATATGCTTTTCAACAGCCAACGCTTTTTGGAAAGACTGTTCGCGATAATCTAGCTTTCCCATTTGAAGTTCGTAAACAAGAATTCGATGAAGCCAAGGTTATTAAATATTTGGAAATGGTCAATCTCAATCAGGATTATATCGATAAGAGTGTTAATGACGTTTCCGGTGGGGAAAAGCAACGGATTGCATTGTTACGGAATTTACTTTTTCAACCAGAGGTGTTGATAACTGACGAGGTTACTGCTGGCTTGGATACTGAGAATAAGGCAATTGTGCATAAAATGTTGAATGAATTTAACGAACGTGGCTTAACAATTTTACGTGTGACTCACGATGAATCAGAAATTGAAGCGTCGACGGATAAAATTACGATTAAAAATGGGGTGTTGCAAAATGTCTAA
- a CDS encoding IS30 family transposase: MQENDTIIRPKGHHLTEIERGEIASLHLLGFSNRKIAHAVGVCPQTINNEIRRGTVRQVKKVNGKQYFSNDYYPDTAQLRYDTLRKQCHRPSKFNRVKQFLSYFVEQFKQGWSPDIIAGRSRVDGLFFKDEMVSTTTLYKYIDEQRLEIRNIDLTDKMNRSTKLHVSKKHKRLLGRSIEERPESVDLREDFGDFEIDTIVGKRNGHESVVLTLIERKSRFEIMRLIDGRDADSVDYAMEEIKHNYGHIINSITADNGPEFANLDSVMSGVSDVYFAHPYTSSERGTNEAHNRMIRRDLPKGLSLDSIAPDLVSSIESKLNDMPRKLLNYKTPRELFTSFCGV; the protein is encoded by the coding sequence ATGCAAGAAAATGATACCATAATACGACCTAAGGGACACCATTTAACTGAAATTGAACGTGGTGAAATAGCTTCGCTTCACCTTTTGGGATTCTCAAATCGTAAGATTGCTCACGCCGTTGGCGTTTGCCCTCAAACTATTAATAATGAGATCCGCAGAGGGACCGTAAGACAGGTTAAAAAGGTTAATGGGAAACAATATTTCTCTAATGATTATTACCCTGATACCGCTCAATTACGTTATGACACGCTGCGTAAGCAGTGTCATCGACCTTCTAAGTTTAATCGAGTTAAACAATTCCTAAGCTACTTTGTAGAACAGTTCAAACAGGGGTGGTCTCCAGATATAATCGCAGGTAGATCACGTGTCGATGGGTTATTCTTTAAAGATGAAATGGTATCAACTACCACTCTTTATAAGTACATCGATGAACAACGTTTAGAGATACGTAATATAGACTTAACCGACAAAATGAATAGATCTACCAAGCTACACGTTTCGAAGAAACATAAGCGTCTATTGGGTAGAAGTATCGAGGAACGTCCTGAGAGCGTTGACTTGCGAGAAGATTTTGGTGACTTTGAAATTGATACTATCGTTGGTAAGAGAAATGGTCACGAGAGCGTAGTCTTAACACTTATTGAGCGTAAATCCAGATTCGAGATAATGCGACTTATTGACGGTAGAGATGCCGACTCTGTTGATTACGCTATGGAAGAGATCAAACATAATTACGGTCACATTATCAACTCGATAACCGCAGATAATGGTCCTGAATTTGCTAATCTCGATTCTGTTATGTCTGGAGTTTCAGATGTTTATTTTGCACATCCATATACTTCCTCAGAAAGAGGAACCAATGAAGCACATAATAGAATGATTCGTCGTGACTTGCCCAAAGGGCTGTCACTCGATTCTATTGCTCCAGATTTAGTATCCTCTATTGAATCAAAGCTCAATGATATGCCTAGAAAGTTGTTGAACTACAAAACTCCACGGGAACTATTCACTAGTTTCTGTGGAGTTTAG
- the purR gene encoding pur operon repressor, whose amino-acid sequence MKTRRSERLIDMTRYLLERPHTLISLAFFADRFESAKSSISEDLGILRRTFMIRGIGVLETLPGAGGGVIFTPGISKKEATEFVESTSKRLVEPNRILPGGYLYLTDLLADPELLRTVGRMIATQYSQSSIDVVMTVATKGIPIAQSVANFLNIPFVIVRRDSKITEGSTISVNYASGSSDRVEKMELSKRSLDEGSRVLVVDDFMKGGGTINGLQSLISEFNAIFVGATVFAENINIHSQFSDAEITSIFKVTKIDTHNKILNVEPGNYLANTDFSYFE is encoded by the coding sequence ATGAAAACACGAAGAAGCGAACGTTTAATTGATATGACTCGCTATTTACTGGAACGACCACATACACTGATTTCTTTGGCATTTTTCGCTGATCGTTTCGAATCAGCTAAGTCATCGATATCTGAGGATTTAGGAATTTTACGCAGAACTTTTATGATTAGGGGCATCGGAGTTCTGGAAACATTGCCTGGCGCTGGGGGCGGTGTTATTTTTACACCTGGAATTTCCAAGAAAGAAGCTACGGAATTTGTTGAAAGCACCTCGAAACGTTTGGTTGAACCTAACCGAATTTTGCCTGGTGGCTATTTGTATTTGACTGATCTTTTGGCTGATCCCGAACTATTGAGAACTGTCGGACGTATGATTGCAACGCAATATTCACAAAGCTCAATTGATGTCGTTATGACAGTGGCTACTAAGGGTATACCAATTGCCCAAAGTGTAGCTAATTTCTTGAACATTCCATTTGTGATTGTTCGTCGTGATTCAAAGATTACTGAGGGCTCAACAATTAGTGTTAACTATGCCTCAGGATCATCTGATCGAGTTGAAAAAATGGAACTTTCTAAACGAAGTCTTGATGAAGGATCACGTGTCTTGGTTGTCGATGACTTTATGAAAGGTGGCGGTACTATCAACGGATTGCAGAGTTTGATTTCTGAATTTAATGCTATTTTCGTTGGTGCTACAGTCTTTGCGGAGAACATTAACATCCATAGTCAATTTAGTGATGCCGAAATCACATCAATATTTAAGGTAACTAAAATCGATACACACAATAAAATTTTGAACGTTGAACCAGGAAATTATTTAGCTAATACCGATTTCAGTTATTTTGAATAA